One window of Novipirellula aureliae genomic DNA carries:
- a CDS encoding RluA family pseudouridine synthase, whose product MEDDSDSESLPISPETAYRDIVVPESAAGQRIDLFLTQASDGFSRSQITQAIQADGATLDGRTVRPSVKIKAGQQIRFRLPEPVLDDTVGENIPLDILFEDDGMVVVNKPPGMVVHPARGNWTGTLTSALAFRFQSLSDVGGSTRPGIVHRLDRDTSGVIVIAKNNAVHMNLAEQFANRTVEKEYFAITAGKLDRDRDIIDAAIGRHPYQRDKMAIRESHATSKPASSFYEVIARHGRFTQVRVLPKTGRTHQIRVHLSHIGCPILCDRLYAGHAEVTEAMITGSRDPSAKRVLLDRQALHARRLTLTHPQTGKSMSIEAPLPDDICRVVDCLQAQ is encoded by the coding sequence ATCGAAGACGATTCTGACTCGGAGTCCCTTCCCATCTCGCCCGAGACAGCTTATCGCGATATCGTGGTCCCCGAATCGGCGGCAGGGCAGCGCATCGACCTGTTCTTGACTCAAGCGTCCGATGGTTTCAGCCGTAGCCAAATCACTCAAGCGATCCAGGCGGACGGGGCGACACTCGACGGCAGAACGGTTCGCCCGAGTGTCAAGATTAAAGCGGGCCAGCAAATTCGTTTTCGCTTGCCCGAACCGGTCTTGGACGACACCGTTGGCGAGAACATCCCGCTGGACATTTTGTTCGAAGACGATGGCATGGTTGTCGTCAACAAACCACCTGGCATGGTCGTCCACCCTGCGCGAGGAAACTGGACCGGCACCCTCACCAGCGCACTCGCGTTTCGCTTTCAATCCCTTTCGGATGTTGGTGGATCGACTCGTCCAGGAATCGTCCATCGGCTCGATCGGGACACCAGCGGCGTGATCGTGATTGCCAAGAATAACGCCGTCCACATGAACTTGGCCGAGCAATTTGCCAACCGCACGGTCGAAAAAGAATACTTTGCAATTACCGCTGGAAAGCTAGACCGTGACCGCGACATCATCGACGCTGCGATCGGGCGGCATCCGTATCAGCGTGACAAAATGGCGATTCGCGAAAGTCACGCGACCAGTAAACCAGCATCAAGCTTTTATGAAGTGATCGCTCGGCACGGACGGTTCACGCAAGTGCGTGTGCTGCCCAAAACAGGACGCACCCATCAAATCCGTGTCCACCTCAGTCACATCGGCTGCCCGATACTGTGTGATCGCTTGTATGCCGGTCATGCGGAAGTCACCGAAGCGATGATAACCGGATCTCGCGATCCATCCGCGAAACGAGTACTGCTCGATCGCCAAGCTCTCCACGCACGGCGATTGACGTTAACTCACCCGCAAACGGGCAAATCGATGTCGATCGAAGCTCCACTGCCTGACGATATCTGCCGAGTCGTCGATTGTTTACAAGCTCAATAG
- a CDS encoding nuclear transport factor 2 family protein, translating into MLGVAIFTMDCTNLFAEPSVESDVNSVVQRIGNRYTERNLEMMLEDFAEDAAITWYDAATYRTHESFMEMQSNLYGGVNSNIQSVTSDFRVDDEFVFQNASTVVATGQMTDHLKLVDGSELPTTARWTATLTPSDEGWKVVGFQASVNLFQNTILAKAKGTLVTTVAITGVFGVVLGFICGRLIQRSRGSESQNFPSQ; encoded by the coding sequence ATGCTTGGTGTCGCTATCTTCACGATGGATTGCACCAATCTATTTGCTGAACCATCTGTCGAGAGCGACGTCAACTCCGTCGTGCAACGCATCGGAAATCGGTACACCGAACGCAATCTTGAAATGATGCTTGAGGACTTTGCCGAGGACGCAGCGATTACCTGGTATGATGCAGCGACTTATCGCACACATGAATCTTTTATGGAGATGCAGTCGAATTTGTACGGCGGAGTCAACTCGAACATTCAAAGTGTGACAAGCGACTTTCGCGTCGACGATGAATTCGTTTTCCAAAACGCTTCCACGGTCGTTGCAACGGGGCAAATGACCGATCACTTAAAGCTCGTTGACGGAAGTGAATTGCCGACAACGGCACGCTGGACAGCGACGTTAACCCCATCGGATGAAGGTTGGAAAGTCGTCGGCTTTCAAGCGAGTGTGAACCTGTTTCAAAACACGATTTTGGCGAAGGCAAAGGGCACTTTGGTGACGACCGTCGCCATCACAGGCGTCTTCGGCGTCGTTCTGGGGTTCATCTGCGGCCGCTTGATCCAACGCAGCCGCGGCTCCGAATCGCAGAACTTCCCAAGCCAGTAG